TTTATCGTCGTCATTAACTAGGTTAGTTGCTAAAATAAACCTTCCAGCTTCCTTTCTTTGTATTTCTATTTCTTCGGGTTTTTCATAACTTACTCCTTCCATTTTATAAATAGTTTTATTATTTTTTGATTTACTTTCAATAAAATTAGCTTCTTTAATTTCATGGAATTTTAGCTTTTTATTGATACCTTTTAGTTTATATCGTGCTTGCTCTGGAGTTTCAAAATCTTCTCTTTTTAACTCTTTAAGCAACTTTTCAACTTTATCTTTTTCTTTTATTAGCTTTTTATCTAGCTTTTCTAAATCGCTATCTTTTCTTTTTTGACTTTCTACTATTAGCCAAATTTGTTTAATACCACCATAATTAACTATTTCTTCTTTCCACTTGTATCCGTCTAAATCTTGATATGTCTTTTTCTTCTTTTCTTCCGTTTCTATCTCCTTTTCTTCTGTTTCTATCTCCTCTATCTCTTCCATCTCCTCTGTATTTACAGACTGAACTAATTCTTGTGCTTTCTTAATCGTCATCGGCACTCGACTTATCCATTTTAAATTCTCAATTAATTTGAGATTCTCTTGGCTATATAATGCGCTGTCACAGACCATAATACTGTCAAAAACTATTTGTTTTTTAAATTCTATTAAGATTTTTCCAAATACTGCTTTATCTGCTTCGTTCCCATCTCCTGCTCTCATTAATAATGGTATATCTCCATCACTACTCGTGATTAAATCTAAAACACATTGCTTTAAATCTGGTCTATGGTCACGAGAATATCCTTTGGTTATGAATATTGGTCTTTCTTTAGTGATTTCTTCTTCTTTTTCTTGATTCATTTCTCTTTTATACTTCCCGTGTAAATGAAATGAAGTTGCATCTAAATGTGAGTATTTTGTATCTATTTTAAATTTCTTAATTACTGATAGGACAATTTCTATAAATAAATTATTCAATCCATATTTATATAAATCATCCATGACTCTTCCAATTTTATCGTCGTTGAGATAATTACTTTCTACACCTTCTCCCAATAATAATTCAATTGCTTTATCATCAAAAAACTGCTTGAATAAATATAAAGGTCTTGATACAAATCCTAATCCATTGATTAAAACAGCTTTTACCAATACTCCTGCTGTAATCTTCTCACGGGAGTCTACTCCTAATTTGGAATTAATTGTTTCAACTATTCCTATTTCATCAATTAGCCCAGCTACTATTCCGAGATGATCTATATTTTTAATTTCTGCAATTGAAGTTGGTGACATTTTTACCTCTCAAATATTTTTGAGTTTTTTTAATTGTCTCACTTTTGCTATCTAAGTAATTTGGCACGATAAAACAATATATATTAACTTTTCTCAAAAGCTTGAAACCAGTATTAATCGCCTACGCAATTTTCTGTATACTTAATAACCTTTGGCTGATTCTTAATACTGTCTTACTTGAATTTTACGAGTATTTTTATTTACTCGTGCCAGAGAGTTCTAATGTAGCATAAAATGCTACATTCTGAAGTGCGGAATGTGGGTTAAAACTAAACTTATCCCATCTCAGAAATTCATACGTCTGGCAGAAACGAGATAGTGATTAAAAACACTTGAGGTTGTACTCGATACAGGGGAAGCCCAACGAGCGTAGTTTGCTTCTGCCTCTCCTAGAACTACAATCTTTGGTTGCCTTGGCTGCCATCCATATTGCAAAATGAATTGCTCAGGATTGGAGACACCAAAAAGCCAAGGACATCCCAGTTTTCTGAGCTTAGAGAGAAATGGTTGTGCATAGGGAGAGTTTAAAAGCTCTGCTTCAACGAAGTCCATCCCAAGCCAGCTACCTGGACAGGCAAGACTTTGTAGTGTCTCAAGCACAGTCGCCACAGTAGCAGGTTTTAGGTAAAACATCAGTCCCTCGAACAGAAATGCTGCGGGTTTATGTCGGTCAAAGCCATTTTTGGTAAGAGCATTTGCCCAATCCTGTTCCAAGTCTGTTACTACGACCTTTCGTACACACTTTGCTCTAGCATTTAAATTTAGAAGGATAGGCTCTTTGTATTGAAATATTTCTTGACGATCTACTTCAAATAGCTGAACATCATCCATCCAGGGCAAGCGGAAAGCACGGGCATCCATTCCGGCTGCTACTATAACAACCTGTTTGAGAGATAATTCATGGACAGCCATCAGTAAAGCATCATCAAAAAAACGAGTCCGAATAGAAATACCAGGATGTGGATCATTAGCTGACAACCCAGGAGAAAATGCCCTCAAATCTGAGAACAGTGCAAACCCCCTGTCACCGGCAAAAGACCGAGCGTATGTATCTACAAATAGCCGTTGTCGATACTCAGTTTCATAGGCTCGTGCTGCTGCAACATATAGAGATGTAAGTCCCACAGAACTCAACATAAATAATTGACAAAATTAGTTCATCATGGTAATTTTATGTCAATAACAGGCAATTTGCTATTTATTGCTCATTATTTTAACTATTAGTTAGAGATAATGTTTTACTCTCTCTAACTAACAGTTAAAAGCCTAATTTTTTCATAATTGCCTAGTCATTTATTAACCCTTCCCTAAGAAATCGCAAGTTTTCCTTACATCCATAAGGGAATATTGCCTTAAACAGTTTTTGAAAAACATTTCTGTTTCTTTATATTGATTTTGAATGCGATCGCTTTCCTTTAACGCACTTGCACGCTAGGTTATCGAATTTGAGAATGCACCCAATTAAAGAGCATCACTGGTTATGATTTCTCTGTGAGATGAGTGATTTGAGGGTTTTTCATCACTTCAACATTTAGTAAATTTATGAAAATAGGAAATTGAAATGAAATCCCAAAATTGGAGAGAATCTGAAGATTTTTTCAAGCGTTTTTTATTACAGGGTAAGATAATTTCTCAACTCATTGTATTTTGGTGGCGATATGATCGTAACCCAAAAACAACAGAAAATGATAGAAAGAAAATGGAGATAGCAAAGCTTTTAAGCGAATGTTTCTTTCCAAACTATATAAGTCGTCCCGGTGTTCCTGGTGGTCCTACACCAGATGAGAATCCCCCGTCTGAATCTTTAATTAACCTATTTGAAACCGAAAGTAAGCTTCCCGCGTCTCAATCTTTAACTGACCAATCTTTACCTCGCCTATCTTTAATTGACCTATTTAAAGCTGATCCCAGATTACATATTAATGAAGAAAAACCGGAAATATCTGTTGAGGCGCTAATAACAATCTTTGGTCGAGATCGTATTTGTAACGAAAAAACATACCTTTCTCCTATATTCAATTCTACTGAACTGGGCTTAGAAGACGGAAATAATCTTGCACGTTACGAATTTAAAATTGATACTAGCGGTACAAAATTTGGTAAACTTACTGACCCTGAAATAGTTATAGAAAAGGAAAATTCACTGTTGAAATATATATATATAATTCCAATTCCTATACGCCCTCCTGGAGTAGATAATGATATCTATGAAAGATGGATTTCAAATGAAAATGATCTATATCCTCCTAACCAACTTATACCCTTTACCACTTAAGAAAGGCATTAGAAACTTATAGCCCTAAGCTAGGAAAATTATGATTTAGCGTTATCATAAGTTTTCTTAAGCAACTTAGATACACCTAAATCTTTTCTAGCAAAAGAAACAGCTTTAAAAACATACCTCACCAGGTTGGAAATTGCTAGAAGTTAAATATTGATTGACCCACAGCTAGGAACTGCTTGTGGGTTTTTGTATAGATATTGCCACTGAGAAAGGTAGAGATAGATGATATCAATAGGTAAAAATTATGATTATTAAAGATCCCCAAAAAATGTTACCAAGTCAAATTAAATTTGAGGGGGAAATGGGGGACATGATACTGGAAATTCCTCCCCATAATATCCCCTTACATCCAAAAAGTATAGAAAAACTTTGTACCGCCATCAAATCTGGGGAGCAAGCGGTAGCTTTCAGACCTTTCATCCCAATTGCATCTGACTTAGGTTTATGTCCACCCTATCCTACGTTAGCCTACTTGTATCCTCAAAAGTTAAATCATAACGAAGATATTGAGAAGCAATTATTACAGAAATCTGGCAAGATAGCGCAGAATACCCTTGATGCTTTAAATCAATTTACCCTAATTTCCCAAATTGATATTGAAGAGCAGCTACATTACTTTGGTGATTTCTATGGAATAGCGGCAAAGCCATCCTATATCAGAGTTGTCGTAAGCAATACCTGTAATCTCAAATGCGTCATGTGTCCTTATCACAGCACTTCGCTGAAATTAACTCACACAACAGACTTCTTTAAAAGCAACAAAACAATGTCTTGGGAAATGATGGAGCGTCTCGCCAAAGATTGTGGAGAAGCAAAAATCATGATTATTCTTGGGAATGTCGAAGAACCAATGCTACACCCCAACCTTGTCAAATTTGTCGAACTTTGTCGGCAGCAAGGGGTTCCTGGAGTTCATTTGACGACCAATGGTCAACTCCTAGATGAAAATCGAGCTAGGTTGTTATTGAAAGCAGGCTTAACCAGTATTGATATTAGCATTGATGCCGCAGATCCAGATACCTATCTCAAAATTCGGGGTGCTGACCTCAACCGAGTTGAAACAAATGTCTTCAATTTTTTGAAGCTGCGGGATGAGTTAGATATTCCCTGTTATGTAAGAACATCTTTTGTGAGAAATCAGAATGTTACATTAGATGAAGAAGAAAGATTCCGAGAACGTTGGCTTGCAAAAGCTGATGGCGTATTTATCAATAACGTAGCCCAATATCAAGAAAATAATACACGCCTCGGTAAAACTAACCAGACTGTACAAGCTTCACTAAAACACTATCTTAAAAAATCTCAGGGACGTTGGCCATGCCTGTTTCCCTTTACTGAAATGGCTGTTTTACCTGATGGCAGAATTTATTACTGTGTTGAAACCTTATTTAGATTGGGCTTTGATCAGAATCTTGAAAGTTTAGGAGATTATAATCAACAAACATTACAAGAGATTTGGCATGGGGAGTTATTCAAGCAGCTTAGACGAGATTTGCTCCTTAACCAGTTAGAACATAGATCAGCCTGTAAAAGTTGCGAACTATGGATGGCACAGGTTTTATCTAGAGAGTCTAAAAATGGGTTTGAGGTTATGACAAGCACCGTAACCGAGATTTATCACTCTGGTTTTAGGCAACAGAAAATGGAAAAGGGGGAACAGAAATCTTCAAATTAAGTGCAATATCTAAGATCAAGCTGTAACTTCATGACTCCGAGAAACGCCATACCATACAATCAGAAAGAAAGAGATTGGTGAGTTAGGAGTCTTAGTATGAGAGCGATAGCAGAATATCACATTAGTCAGAAGATATATGAAAGTGATAATTCGCTAGTCTATCGGGCTAATCTCAAGCGAGATAATCAACCAATTATTCTTAAAATTCTGAAAGAGAACTACCCAACTCCTTCAGAATTGACTCGATATAAACAGGAATATGAAATCATACGACATCTGAACGTAGATAGCATTATCAAAGCCTACGACTTACAGCGATATGAAAATAGCCTAGTTATGTTCTTAGAGGATTTTGGCGGGAAATCCCTAAAACTGTTAATGTCGGAACGCAGGTTTAGTATAGAAGAAATTTTCATCATTGCCATTAAGACCTCTGAAAGTTTAGCTGCTATTCATGCAGCCAATATTATCCATAAAGACATTAATCCATCCAATATTGTCTATAATCCAGAAACTAAACAACTGAAGATTATTGATTTCGGCATTTCTACCCGTTTATTCCAAGAAAACCAAACCCTTTGTAACTTAAATCAACTAGAAGGTACTTTAGCCTACATTGCACCAGAACAAACTGGCAGAATGAATCGAGGAATAGATTACCGCAGTGACTTTTATTCCCTTGGTGCAACCTTCTATGAACTCCTAACACATCAACTCCCCTTTGCAACCACTGACCCAATAGAACTGGTTCATTGCCATCTTGCACAACAAGCAGACCCGCCTCATACACTCATTCCTACTATTCCCTTAACGGTATCCAAGATCATCATGAAGTTGTTAGCTAAAACTCCAGAGGAACGATACCAAAGTGCTTGGGGGCTAAAAGCTGATTTGGAAACTTGTTTTAAACAGTGGCAAATTCAGGGACAAATTCTACCTTTTCCACTAGGAGAACAAGATATTTCCGATAAGTTTCACATTCCCAAAAAACTCTACGGACGGGAACAAGAAGTTTCTCAAGTACTCGACACCTTTGAGCGAGTTAGCCAAGGTACCACTGAGATGATATTGGTTGCTGGCTATTCAGGGATTGGGAAATCTGCCTTAGTTCAGGAAATTCACAAACCAATTGTAAGGCAACGAGGTTATTTTATAACTGGAA
The sequence above is a segment of the Calothrix sp. PCC 6303 genome. Coding sequences within it:
- a CDS encoding IS1634 family transposase — its product is MSPTSIAEIKNIDHLGIVAGLIDEIGIVETINSKLGVDSREKITAGVLVKAVLINGLGFVSRPLYLFKQFFDDKAIELLLGEGVESNYLNDDKIGRVMDDLYKYGLNNLFIEIVLSVIKKFKIDTKYSHLDATSFHLHGKYKREMNQEKEEEITKERPIFITKGYSRDHRPDLKQCVLDLITSSDGDIPLLMRAGDGNEADKAVFGKILIEFKKQIVFDSIMVCDSALYSQENLKLIENLKWISRVPMTIKKAQELVQSVNTEEMEEIEEIETEEKEIETEEKKKKTYQDLDGYKWKEEIVNYGGIKQIWLIVESQKRKDSDLEKLDKKLIKEKDKVEKLLKELKREDFETPEQARYKLKGINKKLKFHEIKEANFIESKSKNNKTIYKMEGVSYEKPEEIEIQRKEAGRFILATNLVNDDDKLKPEEIITTYKNQQSCERGFRFLKDPLFFADSFFLENPERIETMLFLMSLCLLVYNLGQRELRNSLKRIKIGIKNQLGKLTLSPTLRWVFQCFQGIHFLMLDGLNQIVNLTSERHFILSCLPSSCQKYYLLS
- a CDS encoding SAM-dependent methyltransferase, yielding MLSSVGLTSLYVAAARAYETEYRQRLFVDTYARSFAGDRGFALFSDLRAFSPGLSANDPHPGISIRTRFFDDALLMAVHELSLKQVVIVAAGMDARAFRLPWMDDVQLFEVDRQEIFQYKEPILLNLNARAKCVRKVVVTDLEQDWANALTKNGFDRHKPAAFLFEGLMFYLKPATVATVLETLQSLACPGSWLGMDFVEAELLNSPYAQPFLSKLRKLGCPWLFGVSNPEQFILQYGWQPRQPKIVVLGEAEANYARWASPVSSTTSSVFNHYLVSARRMNF
- a CDS encoding radical SAM/SPASM domain-containing protein — its product is MIIKDPQKMLPSQIKFEGEMGDMILEIPPHNIPLHPKSIEKLCTAIKSGEQAVAFRPFIPIASDLGLCPPYPTLAYLYPQKLNHNEDIEKQLLQKSGKIAQNTLDALNQFTLISQIDIEEQLHYFGDFYGIAAKPSYIRVVVSNTCNLKCVMCPYHSTSLKLTHTTDFFKSNKTMSWEMMERLAKDCGEAKIMIILGNVEEPMLHPNLVKFVELCRQQGVPGVHLTTNGQLLDENRARLLLKAGLTSIDISIDAADPDTYLKIRGADLNRVETNVFNFLKLRDELDIPCYVRTSFVRNQNVTLDEEERFRERWLAKADGVFINNVAQYQENNTRLGKTNQTVQASLKHYLKKSQGRWPCLFPFTEMAVLPDGRIYYCVETLFRLGFDQNLESLGDYNQQTLQEIWHGELFKQLRRDLLLNQLEHRSACKSCELWMAQVLSRESKNGFEVMTSTVTEIYHSGFRQQKMEKGEQKSSN